The proteins below come from a single Oncorhynchus gorbuscha isolate QuinsamMale2020 ecotype Even-year linkage group LG12, OgorEven_v1.0, whole genome shotgun sequence genomic window:
- the LOC123991361 gene encoding melanoma receptor tyrosine-protein kinase-like, with amino-acid sequence MRPESGIVIAALFSLGCSMTLTADKKVCQGISNRLTLLGTVDDHYNNLVRMYSNCTVVLENLELTYIQDYHDLSFLKSIQEVGGYVLIAVNKAAIIPLENLRLIRGHSLYDNKYALAVMSNYEKNHSSVTLNYTRGLRELMLRGLTDILKGGVKIAHNPLLCNVETIQWWDMVNKAGNPSMDFKLESYGRYCRKCDNGCYNGSCWTPGPENCQTFTKLKCAEQCSGRCRGPKPSDCCNEHCAAGCTGPRPTECLACRDFQDDGTCKDACPPTMIYNPNTHQLASNPNAKYTFGATCVKTCPHNYVVTDHGACVRTCSGNTHEVEENGVRRCKKCDGICPKVCNGLGMGPLTAVLSINASNIDSFKNCTKINGDVSIIGTSLNGDRYTSTPKMDPAKLDYFRTVKEISGFLLIQAWPKHLDSLSAFENLEIIRGRTKQFGQVSFAALNVAHLKYLGLRSLREISDGNIVVKNNPHLCYSNGGHWNGLFKLDKQFARVDNNANISTCAQLNSTCDDMCTKEGCWGPGPTMCLTCLYYARRGRCVGACHVLEGTPREYVLNNMCLECDQECMVKNGTGSCSGSGPDKCVECAHVKDGPHCVYRCPRGVLGDGDRPIWKYADKNRECQLCHENCTDGCSGPGLNGCNARGGPVPSAVAASVVGGLLVFVVLALGVFVLVRRRHIVRKRTLRRLLQERELVEPLTPSGEAPNQALLRILKETEFKKIKVLGSGAFGTVFKGVWIPEGENVKIPVAIKVLREATSPKANKEILDEAYVMASVEHPHVCRLLGICLTSTVQLITQIMPYGCLLDYVKENKDLIGSQCLLNWCVQIAKGMNYLEERHLVHRDLAARNVLVKTPHHLKITDFGLAKLLTADEKEYHADGGKVPIKWMALESILHWTYTHQSDVWSYGVTLWELMTFGSKPYDGIPAREIAGVLEKGERLPQPPICTIDVYMIMVKCWMIDADSRPRFRELISEFSKMARDPSRYLVIQGDDCMYLPSPTDSKFYRSLISASEDMDDVVDAEEYLLPDKTTQHHNSGNGHLMRENSVILRYITDPTHGGSLEKDITDPTHRGSLKKDITDPTHSGSLEQDLAALPEYMNQNTKLSDVFNPNYEDPSVPAWATRTSSGYDPDNKFFNSLPRVPEGPEYLNMARSTLPRSVCESNQDYQEDFLPQATPTSSHFLPAAENLEYLGLSAAVHTPVR; translated from the exons TGTGTCAGGGGATCAGCAACAGGCTGACGCTGCTGGGGACTGTAGACGACCACTACAACAACCTGGTGAGGATGTACAGCAACTGTACCGTGGTCCTGGAGAACCTAGAGCTTACCTACATCCAGGACTACCACGACCTCTCCTTCCTCAAG TCCATTCAGGAGGTTGGAGGCTATGTTCTGATCGCCGTCAACAAGGCAGCCATCATCCCACTGGAGAACCTGCGTCTGATCCGAGGACACTCCCTCTACGACAACAAGTATGCCCTGGCTGTCATGTCCAACTACGAGAAGAACCACTCCTCTGTGACCCTTAACTACACACGGGGCCTGAGGGAGCTGATGCTGAGAGGACTGACAG ACATTCTCAAGGGAGGGGTGAAAATTGCCCACAATCCTTTGTTGTGTAATGTGGAGACCATCCAATGGTGGGACATGGTAAACAAGGCCGGCAACCCCAGTATGGATTTCAAACTGGAGAGCTATGGCCGTTACT GTCGCAAGTGTGACAATGGATGCTACAATGGATCATGCTGGACACCAGGACCAGAGAACTGTCAAACAT TTACCAAGCTGAAGTGTGCAGAGCAGTGCTCTGGAAGGTGTAGGGGTCCTAAACCCAGTGACTGCTGTAACGAACACTGTGCTGCAGGGTGCACCGGCCCTAGGCCtacagagtgtctg GCCTGCAGAGACTTCCAGGATGATGGCACATGTAAGGATGCCTGCCCTCCTACCATGATCTACAATCCCAACACCCACCAGCTGGCTTCCAACCCTAACGCCAAGTACACGTTCGGGGCCACTTGTGTGAAAACCTGCCCAC ATAACTATGTGGTGACGGACCACGGGGCGTGTGTCCGAACATGCAGTGGCAACACACACGAGGTGGAGGAGAATGGTGTCAGGAGGTGCAAGAAGTGTGACGGAATCTGTCCAAAAG TGTGCAATGGACTTGGAATGGGGCCGCTTACTGCCGTCTTGTCAATCAACGCCTCTAACATTGATTCTTTCAAAAACTGCACCAAAATCAATGGCGATGTTTCAATAATTGGAACCTCTTTGAATGG TGATAGGTACACATCAACACCAAAAATGGACCCCGCCAAACTGGATTATTTCAGAACTGTGAAGGAAATTTCAG GGTTTCTGCTCATACAAGCCTGGCCAAAGCACCTCGATTCTCTCAGTGCATTTGAAAACCTGGAGATTATCAGGGGAAGGACCAAACAGTT TGGTCAGGTGAGTTTTGCTGCCCTGAACGTGGCCCATCTGAAGTATCTAGGCCTCCGCTCCCTCCGAGAGATCAGCGATGGCAACATTGTGGTGAAGAACAACCCCCACCTCTGCTACAGCAACGGAGGCCACTGGAATGGCCTGTTCAAACTGGACAAACAGTTCGCAAGGGTGGACAACAACGCCAACATCAGCACATGTG CCCAGCTGAACAGTACCTGTGATGACATGTGCACTAAGGAGGGCTGCTGGGGGCCCGGTCCAACCATGTGTTTAACCTGCCTGTACTATGCCCGTAGGGGCCGCTGTGTGGGGGCCTGTCACGTACTGGAGGG GACGCCAAGAGAGTATGTGTTGAACAACATGTGCCTAGAGTGTGACCAAGAATGTATGGTGAAGAACGGAACCGGAAGCTGCTCTGGATCT GGCCCTGACAAGTGTGTGGAGTGCGCCCACGTCAAAGATGGCCCCCACTGTGTCTATCGGTGCCCACGcggcgttctcggggacggggacAGGCCCATCTGGAAATATGCTGACAAGAACAGAGAATGTCAGCTCTGCCATGAGAACTGCACTGACGG ATGCTCTGGACCTGGACTGAATGGCTGCAATGCCAGAGG TGGTCCCGTCCCGTCGGCGGTGGCTGCCAGTGTGGTGGGAGGCCTCCTGGTGTTTGTGGTCCTGGCCTTGGGTGTGTTCGTGCTAGTCCGCAGGCGTCACATCGTCAGGAAGAGGACGCTGCGCCGCCTGCTGCAGGAAAGAGAG TTGGTTGAACCCCTGACCCCAAGTGGAGAGGCACCCAACCAGGCCCTGCTCCGCATTCTGAAGGAGACCGAGTTTAAGAAGATTAAAGTGTTGGGATCGGGGGCCTTTGGGACTGTCTTTAAG GGCGTTTGGATTCCTGAGGGAGAAAACGTGAAGATCCCTGTTGCCATTAAGGTGTTGAGAGAGGCCACATCTCCCAAAGCCAATAAGGAGATTCTAGAC GAGGCCTATGTGATGGCCAGTGTGGAGCACCCCCACGTATGTCGCCTGCTGGGCATCTGCCTGACGTCCACGGTGCAGCTCATCACCCAGATCATGCCCTACGGCTGTCTGCTGGACTATGTCAAGGAGAACAAGGACCTCATTGGCTCCCAGTGCCTACTCAACTGGTGTGTACAGATCGCAAAG GGTATGAACTACCTGGAGGAGCGTCACCTGGTTCACCGTGACCTGGCGGCCAGGAACGTTCTGGTGAAGACACCTCACCATTTGAAGATCACAGACTTTGGACTGGCCAAGCTGCTCACTGCCGACGAGAAGGAGTACCACGCTGATGGGGGAAAG GTGCCCATAAAGTGGATGGCACTGGAGTCCATCCTTCACTGGACCTATACACATCAGAGCGATGTGTGGAGCTACG GTGTGACATTGTGGGAGCTGATGACATTTGGGTCAAAGCCCTACGATGGCATCCCGGCCAGGGAGATCGCTGGAGTCCTGGAGAAAGGAGAGCGCCTACCTCAGCCCCCCATCTGTACCATAGACGTCTACATGATCATGGTCAAAT GCTGGATGATCGATGCAGACAGCAGACCACGGTTCAGGGAGCTCATCTCTGAGTTCTCCAAAATGGCCCGGGATCCATCTCGCTATCTGGTCATTCAG GGAGATGATTGCATGTACCTGCCCAGTCCCACGGACTCTAAGTTCTACCGTAGCCTGATCAGTGCATCAGAGGACATGGACGATGTGGTCGATGCCGAGGAGTATCTTCTCCCCGACAAGACCACCCAGCACCACAACTCAGGG AATGGCCATCTGAtgagagagaacagtgtgatCCTTCGCTACATCACAGACCCCACCCACGGTGGTTCTCTAGAGAAAGACATCACAGACCCTACCCACAGAGGTTCTCTAAAGAAAGACATCACAGACCCTACCCACAGTGGTTCTCTAGAGCAAGATCTCGCTGCTCTTCCAG AATACATGAACCAGAACACCAAGCTCTCTGATGTCTTCAACCCCAACTATGAGGACCCCAGCGTGCCAGCCTGGGCAACTCGGACCTCTTCTGGGTACGACCCGGACAACAAGTTCTTCAACTCCCTGCCACGCGTGCCGGAGGGACCCGAGTATCTCAACATGGCCCGCAGTACCCTCCCTCGCTCTGTATGTGAGAGCAACCAAGACTACCAGGAGGACTTCCTGCCTCAGGCCACACCCACCAGTAGTCACTTCCTGCCCGCAGCAGAGAACCTGGAGTACCTCGGATTGAGCGCTGCTGTACACACCCCTGTACGCTAG